A stretch of Gossypium hirsutum isolate 1008001.06 chromosome A06, Gossypium_hirsutum_v2.1, whole genome shotgun sequence DNA encodes these proteins:
- the LOC107937673 gene encoding probable U3 small nucleolar RNA-associated protein 11 isoform X1 — MSSLRNAINGRAHKERAQPSSRKKFGLLEKHKDYVVRAKAFHKKEETLRKLKEKAAFRNPDEFYFQMIKTRTVDGVHKPESQANKYTQEELMLMKTQDIGYILQKLQSERKYFILLQKIEKLTAVLHSVDNHPSNRHIYYAEDREEARELQSQASESRVTPPSGDIPDLIKRKTAASYRELEARKSRVNQLEKLYMEMSLKKELQKKGRKRKLREDELVCPTSKLAYKWRSERKR; from the exons ATGTCATCATTAAGGAATGCTATCAACGGACGTGCTCACAAGGAACGAGCTCAACC GTCATCGAGGAAAAAATTTGGGCTTCTTGAGAAACACAAGGATTATGTCGTCCGTGCGAAAGCATTCCACAAGAAGGAAGAAACGTTACGG AAACTCAAGGAGAAAGCTGCATTCAGAAACCCAGATGAATTTTACTTTCAGATGATAAAAACGAGAACTGTGGATGGAGTTCATAAACCTGA GAGTCAGGCTAACAAATACACTCAAGAAGAACTCATGCTAATGAAAACTCAAGACATAGGATATATACTACAGAAATTGCAAAGTGAAAGGAAG TATTTTATTCTGCTGCAGAAAATTGAGAAGCTAACTGCAGTGTTGCATTCTGTTGATAATCATCCATCTAACAGACACATTTACTATGCCGAGGATAG GGAAGAAGCTAGAGAATTACAGTCACAAGCTTCAGAAAGCAGAGTTACTCCCCCTTCTGGTGATATCCCTGATCTTATTAAAAG GAAGACAGCTGCTTCTTACAGGGAATTAGAAGCCAGGAAGAGTAGAGTGAATCAGCTGGAGAAGCTATATATGGAAATGTCACTGAAGAAGGAATTACAG AAAAAGGGTCGGAAGCGGAAACTCCGTGAAGACGAGTTAGTATGTCCAACCTCCAAGCTAGCGTATAAATGGAGATCAGAAAGAAAGAGGTGA
- the LOC107937673 gene encoding probable U3 small nucleolar RNA-associated protein 11 isoform X2: MSSLRNAINGRAHKERAQPSSRKKFGLLEKHKDYVVRAKAFHKKEETLRKLKEKAAFRNPDEFYFQMIKTRTVDGVHKPESQANKYTQEELMLMKTQDIGYILQKLQSERKKIEKLTAVLHSVDNHPSNRHIYYAEDREEARELQSQASESRVTPPSGDIPDLIKRKTAASYRELEARKSRVNQLEKLYMEMSLKKELQKKGRKRKLREDELVCPTSKLAYKWRSERKR; the protein is encoded by the exons ATGTCATCATTAAGGAATGCTATCAACGGACGTGCTCACAAGGAACGAGCTCAACC GTCATCGAGGAAAAAATTTGGGCTTCTTGAGAAACACAAGGATTATGTCGTCCGTGCGAAAGCATTCCACAAGAAGGAAGAAACGTTACGG AAACTCAAGGAGAAAGCTGCATTCAGAAACCCAGATGAATTTTACTTTCAGATGATAAAAACGAGAACTGTGGATGGAGTTCATAAACCTGA GAGTCAGGCTAACAAATACACTCAAGAAGAACTCATGCTAATGAAAACTCAAGACATAGGATATATACTACAGAAATTGCAAAGTGAAAGGAAG AAAATTGAGAAGCTAACTGCAGTGTTGCATTCTGTTGATAATCATCCATCTAACAGACACATTTACTATGCCGAGGATAG GGAAGAAGCTAGAGAATTACAGTCACAAGCTTCAGAAAGCAGAGTTACTCCCCCTTCTGGTGATATCCCTGATCTTATTAAAAG GAAGACAGCTGCTTCTTACAGGGAATTAGAAGCCAGGAAGAGTAGAGTGAATCAGCTGGAGAAGCTATATATGGAAATGTCACTGAAGAAGGAATTACAG AAAAAGGGTCGGAAGCGGAAACTCCGTGAAGACGAGTTAGTATGTCCAACCTCCAAGCTAGCGTATAAATGGAGATCAGAAAGAAAGAGGTGA